From the genome of Pirellulales bacterium:
GAATGGGTGGCGCGGTGAGCGCCTCAGCCGCGTAATAGCGGCCCATCATGATAGACGGCCCATACGACCCAAGCGCCTTGCGGGGCCCAGGCCAGCGCGAGGATGATGCCGAGGCGGTCGCTCCAGCTTGGTGAGTGAAAGAGTCGTCGAACATCGCCGCGAACTATCGCCAGCGCCGCCAATAGCATCGAAAGCGCGAGCAGGGACCAAATCCAAACGATCCAAGCGGTCGGGGTCACGCGAATGCCGTTGGGCTGGTTCCGATCGGCGAGTGCGGGCAACAGCAGCGACCAGGCGCAAACGCCGAGAGTCAGCAGAAAGAAGCCGCCCAACTCGATGGGGTGTCCGCGAAATGCGCGCCGCGCGATCAGCGGGAAATACGTGATGCCGACTCCCGCCAGAACCGCCGCGTGCAGCATCTGCCAATGGTCAAGCTGGCTGGGGTCGAACTCAACGACTTGAGGATCGAAGATTGCAATCCCAATCGCCATGCCGGCAATGATGAGCAGCACTTTGAGGAAGGCGAATCGATCGGCTTCGGTGGTGGCGCTGTGGCTGGCGTGCAGACTCAACAAAGCGGAGAACTTGTGGCCGGGACTGGACATTGCGTCAGCATTTCACGGTTTATAGGAAGTCTTGATACAGCCAAAAGAGAAACCACGCGCCTAATGGAGACCATAACATTGCGAGCAGGATACCGCAGCGATCGGTCCAGGCAGGGGAATGGGCTAGAAGTCGGCGTGGATTCAGACCGGCAGTGATCAACGCGGCGACAAACATCCACAGCGCGCCGAGCGGCAAGACATAAACCAGGCAACTGACCGCTTGTTCTCCCGTGGTGAGCCGCTCCACTACCGCCACCGGTAGCAACAGCCAGATGCCGATGCCGAGCGCAAGCGTAATATAGCCGCCGACGCCGAGCCGATGACGCGCGTACAGCCGCCGAGCGACAAACAGGCTTTCGACCAGGGTAGCGCCGGCCAGCGTGGCGAAACAGAACGAGAACCAGTCGAGCGGTTGCGCTTGGGCGGTGGATTCTGGCCTGGGATAGAAAAGGAAGATGCCGACGGCCACGCCGGTGACCATCGCCAAGAGGCGGAGCATGGTGAGGCGGTCGGGGGCGCCGTTTGAATCTGACTTGCCAGCATCAATAGGCATGAATTCTAGTAGAGCGAGTTGCCGCTTCGATCGCCAACTCAAGTGACTGAATTGGTCGTATGGTCGATACCCAGGCAGTGCCCATGCTCCATGTAGATGCCGATAAAGCCAAAGCTCGCTTCGCCGAGTTATTGGCTCGGGTCGAGTCGGGTGAGGAAATCACGATTACCCGGCATGACATGCCCGTCGCGATTTTAGCGCCGATCAAAAAAGCTCACACGGCTGTGGATCGCCGCGCGGCGATCGAGCGCATGAAAGCGCTCAGTAAAGGAGTGAGTCTTGGCGGACGAAAGATACGAGATTTGATCAATGACGGGCGACGCTGATGCGGCATCGCCAACAAAAAGGGCGTTCTCACCGTCGGCTTGGCGAGAACGCCCTGGTTTGGTCATAGGTTGCTCGCGGGGGATCCTTTCCCCGATAGTCCGTTACGAGCAACCCATGCTGTTTCCACAGTTGTGACAGAGGTAGCAGTTGCCGTTGCGGACCGTGATGGCGCCGCAATTGTCGCAGGTGGGGGCGTCTAGCTGGAAGGTGGCGAACTGCTCGCTGCGCACCGTGACGCTCTTTTTGAGCTCTTGCGTGCCGAGCTTGGGGGCCACGCCGGCGCGGGCCAAGAGGGCGGCTTGCGCCTCCTTGCTAAGCTGGACACTGGGGCCATGCCCGTTGGTATGGCCATTGGTTGCGCCATTCGACTTGGCGGCGCCGTTTTTGGTTTCAGCGGCGCTATTGGCGCGGGGCGATCCTGCCGAAGGAGCCGGCCCGCCAGCCATCTTGGCGGCGGGCATGCGCTCTGTCTCAGAGTCCTCCTTGCCCTCGGAGGCGGTCGCCTCCTGCACCAGATTGCTGTTGGCCTCGCGATAGCCGGGGATGAACTCCATGCCCAACCAGCGGAAGATGTAATCGACAATGCTCTTGGCGATGCGAATCTCGGGGTTGCGGGTGTGCCCCATCGGCTCGAACCGGGTGTGCGAGAACTTGCCGATGTACACTTCGAGCGGCACGCCGTATTGCAGGCTCATTGAGACGGCGGTGCCAAAGCAATCCATGAGCCCGCCGATGGTGCTCCCCTCCTTGGCCATGGTGATGAACAGTTCGCCGGGGCGACCGTCGTCGTAGAGGCCGACCGTGATGTAGCCTTCGTGCCCGGCCACATTGAACTTGTGGGTGAGCGAGCGGCGAGTGTCTGGCAACCGCTCGCGGCGCGGCGCGGCGACGGTCTTTTGCGCCGCTTTGTCGGTCTCGGTGCTGGTCGACAGCGGCTGGCTCTCTTTGGAGCCATCGCGATAGACGGCCAGGGCCTTGAGGCCGAGCTTCCAGCCTTCGACGTAGGCGCTGGCAATGTCCGCCGGCGTGGTTTCGCGCGGCATGTTGACCGTCTTGGAAATGGCGCCCGACAGGAACGGCTGCGCCGCGGCCATCATGCCGATGTGCGCTTGCCAGGCGATGGACCGCGTGCCGCCGCGCGGAGCGAAGGCGCAGTCGAACACGTCGAGGTGCTCTGGCTTGAGGCCGGGAGCGCCTTCGATGGTGTCGTTCTTTTCAATGAATTCGAGGATGGCGGTCTTTTCGTCGTCGCTGTAGCCCAGGTTTTCGAGCGCCAGCGGCACGGTGTTGTTGATGATCTTGAGCATGCCGCCACCGGCCAATTGCTTGTACTTGACGAGCGCGATATCGGGCTCGATGCCCGTGGTGTCGCAGTCCATCAAGAAGCTGATGGTGCCAGTGGGGGCGAGCACGGTGGCCTGGGCATTGCGATAGCCATGGCGGCGACCGCTCTCCAGCACATCGTCCCAGACACGGGCGGCCGCCTTGCGGAGATATTCGGGACAGGCGGGGTCGATGGCGTCGACCGCGTCGCGGTGCATTTGCATGACGCCGAGCATCGGGTCGCGATTCTCGGCATAGCCGTCAAAGGGGCCAACCGCGTGCGCCAGTTCGGCGCTGGTGTGATTGGCGGCGCCGTGCAGCAGTGCGGTGAGGGCGCCGCACCAGCCGCGCGCGGCGTTGGAATCGTAGGGAAGGCCGGCCGCCATGAGCAGGCTGCCGAGATTGGAATATCCCAGGCCAAGGGGCCGGAACAGATGGCTGTTCTTGGCGATCCGCGCAGTGGGATAACTGGCGTGGTCGACCAGGATCTCTTGAGCGATAAAGTAGGTGCGGCACGCGGCGCGGAAGCGCTCGTGATCGAACCAGCCATCTTCGCGGCGGAACTTCATCAGGTTGACGCTGGCCAGATTGCAGGCCGTATCGTCGAGAAACATGTATTCTGAGCACGGATTGGAGGCGTTGATCCGGCCCGAGTTGGGGCAAGTGTGCCAGCGATTGATCGTGCTGTCGTACTGCACGCCGGGGTCGCCGCATTGCCAGGCGCATTCGGCCATTTTGCCCATCATGTCGCGGGCAGGATACGACGGACCGGCCTTGGCGTGATCGGTGATCCAGTGCGTGGTCCAATCGCGATCTTCGACGACGGCCTGCATGAACTCGTCGCTGACGCGCACCGAGAGGTTGGCGTTTTGGAAGAGAATGGAGCTGTAGGCCTCGCCGTTGAAGTTGGAGTCGTAGCCGCCTTTTTCGATGAGCACGCGGGCTTTGCGCTCTTCCTTGGCCTTGCACTCGATGAACTCAAGGATGTCGGGATGATTGACCTTGAGCGATTGCATCTTGGCCGCGCGGCGCGTCTTGCCGCCGCTTTTCACCACCGCCGCGATCTGATCGTAGACCCGCATGAACGAGATGGGCCCAGATGGCTTGCCGCCGCCGGAGAGCTTTTCGCGCTGCGAGCGAATGGTCGACAGGTCGCTGCCGGTGCCGGAGCCGAACTTGAACAGCATGGCCTCGCTGCGGGCGAGTTCCATGATGTCTTCCATGTTGTCCTTGACGCTTTGGATAAAGCAGGCGGAGCCTTGCGGGTATTCGTAGGGGTTCTCGGGCTGCGCCGATTGGCCGCGCGCCATGTCGTAGTGCCAATTGCACTGTGAGCCACGAACGCCGTATTGGTGATAGAGACCGACATTGAACCAGACCGGCGAGTTGAAGGCGCCGTGCTGGTGCAGGCAGAGCCAGGTCAGGTCGCGATAGAAGCGCTCGCCGTCGGCGGCGCTGGCGAAGTAGCCATCGCGAATGCCCCAATCGGCAATGGTGCGAGTGACGCGATGGATCAGTTGGCGAACGCTGCTTTCGCGCTCGGGGGAGTTGATCTCTCCGTAGAAGTATTTGCTGACGACGACGTTGGTGGCCAGTTGGCTCCAGTAGGCCGGCACCTCACAGTTGTGCTGCTCAAAGAGCACCTCGCCCGACTCGCCCTTGATAGCGGCGGTGCGCAAATCCCATTCGACTGTGGTAAACGGATCGTCGACTCCGTCGGGGCAGAACGACTGACGGATGGCGATGCCCTTTTTGGCGGCCGGAGTCGTGGGCTGGTTCATGGTGGCGCGGTCCAGGGTTGAAGCGCCGGCGCTAGAGGCGAGTTCGATCTCTGCCATGAGAACCTCCTTGTTATAAGATGGGCGGCGGATATATGTACATCAGTACATATAACTCATACTATCGGCCGCAGGCCGGGCCGTCTTGGCCCGCTTGGGCCCCAGGGGACAAGATCCACCGCGGAAAATCGTGTTTTGAGTCGCTGGCCACTATATATAGTATGTCGCCGATTGGCGAATACAAGATCAAGGGCTTTTGCGTTGGCTGATCTTACTAGCTTTGGTGGTGCTGTCAACCAATTTTTGAAGATTCGCTTAAGACCGTACGGGGCAGGGGATACAGCGGAATCATGTAGCTAGCTGTTTTTGCCCACGATCGCGACGGTTTCAAGAATTACCCATCGGCGACGAATCTTGTGTTATCGCCGCTTCGATTTGGTGAGGGAGCCATAGCCATGTTCGCGATTCGCAACAGACGGCTCGTGAGTATTGCGTTTGTTTTGGCGGTCGGCGTCACTGCGACCGGCGCCGGGTGCGATCATGCCCGGCCGAAGGCGTGGGTGGAAGAATCGCAATTGATTGAGCTCTCGGCCGTCGATATCTCGGCGCTGCGGGCGATTACCGACAACGGGCGAGTTCGCGTGCGTGGGGCGAGTGCGACGTCGAACGCCATCGAGGTGACCTCGCACGTTCGAGCTGGCGGGGCGAGCGACGAGGATGCGCAGGCGGCGCTCGACGCGGTGGAAATCGTGACGGCTGTCGAAGACAAAGGGGTGCAGGTGTTGCGTTGGTACTGGCCGGAGGATCGCCCGAGAGATTGGGCGGCCGAGGTGTCGTTTGAGGTCACGGTACCGGCGAGTCTGTCGGTGACGATTGAAACCGAGAATGGCGAGGTCGACGTGCAAGGGGTGGCCGGCGATCTGCAACTCACTTCGGCGAATGGGAATATCACGCTCGACAATGAAGGGGCTCTGAACGTCGGCGAGCCGAATATTCAGGCGGAAACGCAAAACGGGGAGATCCGCGCCCGGTGTCAGGCATCGCGGCTGGAACTAACGACGCAGAACGGTCAGATCGACGCGCGAACCTCGGCGGCAAAACTGCATCTTCAAAGCAGTAACGGGATGGTGACGGTCGCCCTGACCGACGCGGTGTCTGTCGGCGGTTCGATTCAGACGGAAAACGGATCGGTGCGATTGGAGATCGCCGATGGCGTGTCGACGGAGCTCGAATGCCGCACCATGAATGGTCAAATTCGATCGAAGATCGAACTTGCCGACCAAGATCGCAAGCGCCATTTCTTGCGTGGGCGATTGGGTTCGGGTGGCGGCGAACTCAAGGTGGAGATATCCAACGGCGCGATCGAGATCGCGCCGCTCGGGGCTGAATCGCCGAATGAATCGGACGAGAGCGAAGTTTCTTTATAAGCGCATTGCCTGGTTAGGCGAGCGCAGGGAGAGGCGCCATGAGATCGGGTTGCGCGCGTCGCAAGGGGAGTGTGGTACTGGCACTGGTGTTGGGCATTGGGGCGGCTACCGGGGCGCTGAGCGCTGGATCGCATCTGTGCGCGACTTGCGCCAAGCGGGAGCCGATATCGGCGGTTACCCCCATCACCTTTGGGCCGCCGCGTTGGGTCACCAAGTTAGGGATCGAGCGCAGTCTGCCATTGGTGCTGTCCGCGGGCGAGGAACAGGCGCTGCGACGAGCCATTGAGCTATCGCGATTGATTCGCGGGCAGTTGGCGAGCGGCGCGCGCTTCGACGACACGCGCTTGCGCGACGAATTGCGAAAAATGCTGCGACTGCGGCCGCGCTTATTTTATGCACAGCATGTGTTGGCGGCGTGGCACTTGGCGCAAGGGGAGGAGGGCGCCGCCCGCGAGTTGCAACGCAAGGCGGAGTTGGCGGCGCCGGTTGTGTTGGTGCAAGGCTTTGAGACGGCCCGCGGCGAACCGCTGGTGGGCGCGCGGATTCCATTGTTGACGGTGGAAAACAACCGCATGCAGCATAGCGTGCTCGACACCAGCTTGCGGCTGGAATACGTCGGGCTGGTGACGGACGAAGCGGGGCGCGTGCGTCTGCCGGTTTACGATACGCTGTATCGGTTGGTGAACGACAGTCATCCCCCGGGGTATCGAGCTAGCTACAAGCCATTTGGCTGGTTTTATAAGGAGGAGCGTATCGCTGAGTTGCCAGTGGCGACTGTCGAACGGTTGCCCAGCGGTCAGGCGCTAGGTT
Proteins encoded in this window:
- a CDS encoding type II toxin-antitoxin system prevent-host-death family antitoxin, encoding MVDTQAVPMLHVDADKAKARFAELLARVESGEEITITRHDMPVAILAPIKKAHTAVDRRAAIERMKALSKGVSLGGRKIRDLINDGRR
- a CDS encoding DUF4097 domain-containing protein, whose product is MSIAFVLAVGVTATGAGCDHARPKAWVEESQLIELSAVDISALRAITDNGRVRVRGASATSNAIEVTSHVRAGGASDEDAQAALDAVEIVTAVEDKGVQVLRWYWPEDRPRDWAAEVSFEVTVPASLSVTIETENGEVDVQGVAGDLQLTSANGNITLDNEGALNVGEPNIQAETQNGEIRARCQASRLELTTQNGQIDARTSAAKLHLQSSNGMVTVALTDAVSVGGSIQTENGSVRLEIADGVSTELECRTMNGQIRSKIELADQDRKRHFLRGRLGSGGGELKVEISNGAIEIAPLGAESPNESDESEVSL
- a CDS encoding vitamin B12-dependent ribonucleotide reductase — protein: MAEIELASSAGASTLDRATMNQPTTPAAKKGIAIRQSFCPDGVDDPFTTVEWDLRTAAIKGESGEVLFEQHNCEVPAYWSQLATNVVVSKYFYGEINSPERESSVRQLIHRVTRTIADWGIRDGYFASAADGERFYRDLTWLCLHQHGAFNSPVWFNVGLYHQYGVRGSQCNWHYDMARGQSAQPENPYEYPQGSACFIQSVKDNMEDIMELARSEAMLFKFGSGTGSDLSTIRSQREKLSGGGKPSGPISFMRVYDQIAAVVKSGGKTRRAAKMQSLKVNHPDILEFIECKAKEERKARVLIEKGGYDSNFNGEAYSSILFQNANLSVRVSDEFMQAVVEDRDWTTHWITDHAKAGPSYPARDMMGKMAECAWQCGDPGVQYDSTINRWHTCPNSGRINASNPCSEYMFLDDTACNLASVNLMKFRREDGWFDHERFRAACRTYFIAQEILVDHASYPTARIAKNSHLFRPLGLGYSNLGSLLMAAGLPYDSNAARGWCGALTALLHGAANHTSAELAHAVGPFDGYAENRDPMLGVMQMHRDAVDAIDPACPEYLRKAAARVWDDVLESGRRHGYRNAQATVLAPTGTISFLMDCDTTGIEPDIALVKYKQLAGGGMLKIINNTVPLALENLGYSDDEKTAILEFIEKNDTIEGAPGLKPEHLDVFDCAFAPRGGTRSIAWQAHIGMMAAAQPFLSGAISKTVNMPRETTPADIASAYVEGWKLGLKALAVYRDGSKESQPLSTSTETDKAAQKTVAAPRRERLPDTRRSLTHKFNVAGHEGYITVGLYDDGRPGELFITMAKEGSTIGGLMDCFGTAVSMSLQYGVPLEVYIGKFSHTRFEPMGHTRNPEIRIAKSIVDYIFRWLGMEFIPGYREANSNLVQEATASEGKEDSETERMPAAKMAGGPAPSAGSPRANSAAETKNGAAKSNGATNGHTNGHGPSVQLSKEAQAALLARAGVAPKLGTQELKKSVTVRSEQFATFQLDAPTCDNCGAITVRNGNCYLCHNCGNSMGCS